The genomic stretch CGCCGCGCTGAGCCTCATTGCCCTGATCGTCGAGTTGGTGAGGTAGGCGCGCATGGAGATCATCTCGGTCCTTGTGATCGTTTCCTGCCTGTTCCTGCTCGGGTCGAGTCGGCTGGGGCTCACGGTCCGCATCGTCGCCGTCCAGGGCATCCTGCTGGGGCTTCTGCCGATCATCCGGTCGTCTGGGACCATACGAATCGGCGTCTGGGTCCTTGGGCTGAGCGGCATTCTCGTGAAGGGAGTCGTGCTTCCCTGGCTCATGAGCGTCGTGCTGCGGCACTCGGGGGTCCGCAGGGAGATCGAGCCGTTCGTCGGTTTTGGCCGGTCGGTGCTTCTGGGCGTGGGGCTGTTGGCCCTATCGGTGTGGATGGCCGCGCGCCTCAAGCTGGCTACGGAGCCGGTTCCGCTGATCATGGCGGCCATGGCGCTTTTTCTTGTGCTGGTAGGGCTGTTCCTGATGATCAGCCGTCGAAAGGCCATCACGCAGTCAATGGCTTACCTCGTCATGGAGAACGGCGTGTATGCCGTCGGGATCAGCATGAGTCTTGACTTCCCGTTCATCGTCGAGTTGGGGATCCTGCTCGATGTCTTCGTCGGCGTGTTCCTTATGGGCAACCTGCTCTTTCATCTCGATCGGGAGCCCCGCCACGCCGAAGGCGAAGGGCTTATCGAGCTTGCCGAGCACCCGCACCCGGGAACGGTCAGTCTGGGAGAGCACGGATGAGCCTTCTCCTGATCGTCATCGTGCTTCCCGCCGTCTCAGGGGTTGCGGCGTACTTCATTCGCGCCCATCGCGTTCGCCGGCTTGTGTGGGGCGCAACGGCCGGTGTCCACTTCGCGTTGTCGATCAAAGTATCGTTGAGCGGGGTGCCGGTCTCGGCGGGCGCGTGGATCGGGGTCGATCCGCTCAGTGCGTTGTTCCTGCCGCTGACGAGTCTGCTTTTCCTTGCGGCCACCCTCTACGGGATCGGGTACGTGGCGCGGGAGCCTGTTGCCCCGCGACCCGATTTCGAGGACGGGCGGCTCTTCCGGAACGAGCCGGAGTCGGTGTTCACGGGATGTCTCCTGTTGTTTCTGTCGTCGATGAGTCTGGCCATCCTCAGCCGCCATCTGGGGTTGCAGTGGGTGGCGATCGAGGCGACGACGCTCTCGAGCGCGCCGCTTATCTACTACCACCAGAACCGCCGTTCGCTCGAAGCCGCATGGAACTACATCATCCTCTGCTCCGTCGGGATTGCCGTCGCCCTGCTGGGGATCTTCTTCCTGGCGATGGCGACTCAGAACGGATCGAGTGATCTGACCATCCAGGCGCTCATCCGGAAGGCGGGCCGGCTCGACCACGGATGGTTGGGCACGGCGTTCATCATGGTCCTGGTCGGTTACGGCACGAAGATGGGGTTGGCCCCTCTTCATACTTGGCTGCCGGATGCGCATAGTGAGGCGCCGTCGGCCGTATCCGCGCTGCTGTCCGGCGCGCTGCTCAATTGCGCCTTTCTGGGTATCCTGCGCGTGCAGCAGATCTGCGTCGCGTCGGGCATGGCGGTGTTCGGCCAGGACCTCCTGATTCTGTTCGGCATTCTCTCGATGGGGATCGCCGCGGTCTTCATCCTGCGGCAAGCGGATTTCAAGCGGCTCTTGGCCTACTCGAGCATCGAGCACATGGGCATCCTCAGTCTCGGCGTGGGCCTGGGCGGGATCGGTCTGTTCGGCTCGTTGCTGCACGCGGTCAACCACTCCGTCGTAAAGGCCATGCTGTTCATGACGGCGGGCAATATCCTTGCCGCCTATCGCACGAAGAGCACGACAAGGATCACGGGGCTGTGCCGGACCGCGCCCGTCTCCGGCGTCCTGTGGGTTGTCGGGTTTCTGGCGATCACCGGGTCGCCGCCGTTCGGCGCCTTCGTCAGCGAGTTCACGATTCTGCGAGCCGCGATCGGCCAGGGACATTGGATTGTGGCCACGGCGTACCTGCTCCTGCTCTCGGTGGTGTTTGTCGGCATGGGCGGCATCGTGTTCCGCATGGCGTTGGGGAGTGCGGATCGGCCGGCCCTGCGTGAAGCGTATTCGGCCAGTCTGCCGCCGATCGCGCTCGCCGTGCTGGCGCTGATCCTGGGCCTCTGGCTGCCGAGCCGGCTTGTCGAGACGTTGAACCAGGCGGCCCTGCTCCTGGGAGGCGGTGCGAGATGAGGGAGCTGCCCCACGTTCGCAATGGCCAAGCGCTTCCGTTCGGGGAAGTGCCGGAGTTGATGGGGCGGGAGTTCCGGCACGCGATCACCGAACGAGTCCATGCGGGCCGAAGGGTGAGCGCGCTGTTTGGAATCCCTGACGGCGACCGCGTCATGCTGGTGGCTGTGCTGGCGAGCGATCAGCAAGGGTTGCTTGAATTGTGCCGGACGAGCATGGAGAACGGCTTCTTCTCACTGACTTCCGAGATACCCCAGGTCCACTGGTTCGAACGGGAGATCGCCGAGCAGTACGGCGTTGTTCCCGAGGGGCATCCCTGGCTCAAGCCCATTCGGTTCCATGGCCCGTACCGCGGCGAGCGGGACGCCTGGGGCCGCGACGCGCGACAGGCGATTGAGCCGGGGGTCGCTGACTACTTCGGCGTCGAGGGCGAGGAGGTCCACGAGGTGGCCGTCGGGCCTGTGCACGCCGGCATCATCGAGCCGGGCCACTTCCGCTTCCAGTGCCACGGCGAGCGCGTGTTCCATCTGGAGATTGAGCTGGGCTACCAGCACCGGGGCATTGAACGCGCGCTCGTGGGCGGGCCGAACCCGCGGACGGCGCATTTCATGGAGACCCTGGCCGGCGACACGTCGATCGGGCACGCCACCGCCTATGCGCTTGTCATGGAGGCGCTCACAGGGACAACGCCTTCCCCGCGCGCCCAAGGCATCCGGGCGATCGCCCTCGAGCTCGAGCGGTTGGCGAACCATGCGGGCGACTTGGGCGCGCTGGCCAACGACGTGGGGTTTCTGCCGACGGCCTCTTACTGCGGGCGCTTACGCGGCGATTTTCTGAACACGACCGCCGTGTTGTGTGGGAACCGTTTCGGGCGGAACCTTGTTCGGCCCGGCGGCGTCCGGTTCGATCTGTCGTCTGAGGCGGCGGCCGACATAGTGGCGCGTGTCCGAGAGACGCTGGCGGACGTCAAGAACGCCGCCGACCTGCTGTGGCAGAGTCCGTCCGTCCTGGCCCGGTTCGAGGGCACGGGCGCGGTGTCGCGCGAGGACGCGCTCCGCCTTGGGCTCGTCGGTCCGGCAGCCCGCGCGAGCGGCGTCGAGCGCGACGTCCGCAGCGATTTCCCGTGGGGCGCATACCAGATGCATCCTGTGCCGTCCGTGACGTTGCGGACGGGCGACGTGTACGCGCGTGCCTGTGTGCGTTGGTTCGAGAGCCGGAA from Verrucomicrobiota bacterium encodes the following:
- a CDS encoding hydrogenase, with translation MEIISVLVIVSCLFLLGSSRLGLTVRIVAVQGILLGLLPIIRSSGTIRIGVWVLGLSGILVKGVVLPWLMSVVLRHSGVRREIEPFVGFGRSVLLGVGLLALSVWMAARLKLATEPVPLIMAAMALFLVLVGLFLMISRRKAITQSMAYLVMENGVYAVGISMSLDFPFIVELGILLDVFVGVFLMGNLLFHLDREPRHAEGEGLIELAEHPHPGTVSLGEHG
- a CDS encoding NADH dehydrogenase FAD-containing subunit — protein: MSLLLIVIVLPAVSGVAAYFIRAHRVRRLVWGATAGVHFALSIKVSLSGVPVSAGAWIGVDPLSALFLPLTSLLFLAATLYGIGYVAREPVAPRPDFEDGRLFRNEPESVFTGCLLLFLSSMSLAILSRHLGLQWVAIEATTLSSAPLIYYHQNRRSLEAAWNYIILCSVGIAVALLGIFFLAMATQNGSSDLTIQALIRKAGRLDHGWLGTAFIMVLVGYGTKMGLAPLHTWLPDAHSEAPSAVSALLSGALLNCAFLGILRVQQICVASGMAVFGQDLLILFGILSMGIAAVFILRQADFKRLLAYSSIEHMGILSLGVGLGGIGLFGSLLHAVNHSVVKAMLFMTAGNILAAYRTKSTTRITGLCRTAPVSGVLWVVGFLAITGSPPFGAFVSEFTILRAAIGQGHWIVATAYLLLLSVVFVGMGGIVFRMALGSADRPALREAYSASLPPIALAVLALILGLWLPSRLVETLNQAALLLGGGAR
- a CDS encoding NADH-quinone oxidoreductase subunit C, translated to MRELPHVRNGQALPFGEVPELMGREFRHAITERVHAGRRVSALFGIPDGDRVMLVAVLASDQQGLLELCRTSMENGFFSLTSEIPQVHWFEREIAEQYGVVPEGHPWLKPIRFHGPYRGERDAWGRDARQAIEPGVADYFGVEGEEVHEVAVGPVHAGIIEPGHFRFQCHGERVFHLEIELGYQHRGIERALVGGPNPRTAHFMETLAGDTSIGHATAYALVMEALTGTTPSPRAQGIRAIALELERLANHAGDLGALANDVGFLPTASYCGRLRGDFLNTTAVLCGNRFGRNLVRPGGVRFDLSSEAAADIVARVRETLADVKNAADLLWQSPSVLARFEGTGAVSREDALRLGLVGPAARASGVERDVRSDFPWGAYQMHPVPSVTLRTGDVYARACVRWFESRNSAAFIEEEIATLPAGSVCEATAPAAAGHLAAALVEGWRGEICHVALTDERGRFRRYKVVDASFHNWFGLAIALRDQQVSDFPLCNKSFNLSYCGHDL